The following nucleotide sequence is from Pleurodeles waltl isolate 20211129_DDA chromosome 8, aPleWal1.hap1.20221129, whole genome shotgun sequence.
GTTGGCCTTTTAGTAAGAGGCTTTTCAAGAGAGCAGAGCTGTTTAATCCATGAGAAAGACCTTTTGTGGATGGAAAAATGCAAGCATCTTTACGCGAATCACTTTTGTGTTAATTCCATACACAATTGGGTTCAGCATTGGAGGAAGAACCAGATAGATATTGGACAGGAGAATTTGAATGTGAAGAGCAATCTTGGTACTGTACCTGTTGGTAATGATAGAGAAAAATGCAGGAAAGTATAATATTGAGATGACACAAATATGTGACACACATGTATTGAAGGCCTTGGACCGGGCCTCCTTCGATGGCAACGTCAAGACGGTTTTAACAATCATGAGATAGGAGAGGATGATAAAGAGCACATCCAAGCCTACCACAGTTAAGACAGCAGACAAGCCATACAGGAAGTTAACTGTAACATCAGTGCAGGCTAACTTTGCTACAGCCATGTGCTCACAGTATGCTTGGACAATCACATTACTTCTACAGAAAGGCAATCTTCGGATAAGAAGGGGGTATGGGAGAACGAACAAGACTCCTCTCAAAACCACCATTACTCCAATTTTGGCTATTACTTGATGGGTCAAGATGGTTATATATCTCAGGGGATGGCAGATGGCTACATAGCGATCAAAGGCCATGGCTAGAAGAACTGCTGATCCCATGTTGGCAAAAGAATGGATTATGAACATCTGGATGAGACAGCCCTCGTAACTGATCTCCCTTGCGTTGAAC
It contains:
- the LOC138249421 gene encoding olfactory receptor 51E2-like, translating into MNISIPFFILIGIPGLEDFHIWFAFPWSIVYIITVSANLAVLFFIKREASLHQPMYLLLCMLLFTDLVSSNASLPKMLLLFWFNAREISYEGCLIQMFIIHSFANMGSAVLLAMAFDRYVAICHPLRYITILTHQVIAKIGVMVVLRGVLFVLPYPLLIRRLPFCRSNVIVQAYCEHMAVAKLACTDVTVNFLYGLSAVLTVVGLDVLFIILSYLMIVKTVLTLPSKEARSKAFNTCVSHICVISILYFPAFFSIITNRYSTKIALHIQILLSNIYLVLPPMLNPIVYGINTKVIRVKMLAFFQLECEEDLQLSRGL